One window of Sinorhizobium numidicum genomic DNA carries:
- the trmB gene encoding tRNA (guanine(46)-N(7))-methyltransferase TrmB, whose protein sequence is MTEPRRARATEAFFGRRKGKPLRERQAAQIENLLPALKLDLKQPAPTDLSKLFPRPVKRIRLEIGFGGGEHLIYRAAEDPSTGFIGVEPFVNSMAKLLGQIEAREIANVRLYDDDATQVLDWLPAASVDQIDLLYPDPWPKRKHWKRRFVSKVNLDRFARVLKPGGLFCFASDIDTYVNWTLLHCRDHAAFEWTAETAADWLTPFAGWPSTRYEAKARREGRSSAYLTFGRS, encoded by the coding sequence ATGACCGAACCGCGTCGCGCCAGGGCAACGGAGGCCTTCTTTGGCCGCCGCAAGGGCAAGCCTCTGCGGGAGCGCCAGGCCGCGCAGATCGAAAACCTCCTACCGGCTCTGAAGCTCGATCTGAAACAGCCGGCGCCAACCGATCTGTCGAAGCTGTTCCCACGGCCGGTGAAGCGAATCCGCCTGGAGATCGGCTTCGGCGGGGGCGAACATCTCATTTATCGGGCAGCGGAGGATCCTTCGACGGGCTTTATCGGCGTGGAGCCCTTCGTCAATTCGATGGCAAAGCTGCTGGGTCAGATCGAGGCAAGGGAGATAGCGAATGTCCGCCTCTATGACGACGACGCCACCCAGGTGCTGGATTGGCTGCCGGCGGCTTCGGTCGATCAGATCGATCTGCTTTACCCTGACCCCTGGCCGAAGCGGAAGCACTGGAAGCGACGGTTCGTTTCCAAGGTCAATCTCGACCGCTTCGCCCGCGTCTTGAAGCCCGGCGGTCTCTTCTGCTTCGCTTCGGATATCGATACTTACGTCAACTGGACGCTGCTCCACTGCCGCGACCACGCGGCCTTCGAGTGGACGGCAGAAACGGCAGCCGATTGGCTCACGCCTTTTGCCGGCTGGCCAAGCACACGCTACGAGGCCAAGGCGCGCCGGGAAGGCCGCAGCTCCGCCTATCTCACCTTCGGCCGTTCGTAG
- a CDS encoding DUF1150 family protein, which translates to MGLKAINTSLSKNDLAHLGAGEVGYIRKMRSEEVSRCFPEAPEMGPGIDLWALFGADGTPILLTDNRSSTFFKAAEDDLRTVSLH; encoded by the coding sequence ATGGGACTGAAAGCCATCAACACATCGCTGTCGAAGAACGACCTCGCGCATCTCGGCGCGGGCGAAGTCGGCTATATTCGCAAGATGCGTTCGGAGGAGGTCTCCCGTTGCTTTCCGGAAGCGCCCGAGATGGGCCCCGGAATCGACCTGTGGGCCCTGTTCGGTGCGGACGGCACGCCGATCCTCTTGACCGATAATCGTTCCAGTACATTCTTCAAGGCAGCCGAAGACGACTTGCGCACCGTCAGCCTGCACTGA
- a CDS encoding Hsp20 family protein encodes MSRITPFTSPLLLGFDSMEKTLERIAKGNDGYPPYNIERIRGDASSDAPERLRITLAVAGFSEDDLDVTTEENQLVIRGRQIDVGERDYLHRGIASRQFQRTFVLADGMKVLGAELRNGLLSVDLVRPEPVRMVKKINISVPE; translated from the coding sequence ATGAGCAGGATTACGCCCTTTACGAGCCCGCTTCTGCTGGGTTTCGACAGCATGGAAAAGACCCTTGAGCGCATTGCCAAGGGAAATGACGGTTACCCACCCTACAACATCGAGCGCATTCGCGGCGACGCATCATCCGACGCGCCGGAACGGTTGCGGATAACGCTTGCCGTGGCAGGGTTCTCCGAGGACGATCTTGACGTGACGACGGAGGAAAACCAGTTGGTCATCCGTGGGCGCCAGATTGATGTCGGCGAGCGAGATTATCTGCATCGCGGCATTGCCTCCCGTCAGTTTCAGCGCACATTCGTGCTGGCCGATGGCATGAAGGTCCTCGGCGCGGAACTGCGCAACGGCCTCCTTTCGGTCGATCTCGTGCGGCCCGAGCCGGTCCGTATGGTAAAGAAAATTAATATTTCCGTCCCAGAGTAG